Proteins encoded within one genomic window of Aurantiacibacter spongiae:
- a CDS encoding alpha-glucosidase: MSGADDALPWWKGATIYQIYPRSFMDSDGDGVGDLPGITRRLDHVAKLGVDAIWVSPFFRSPMKDFGYDVADYRDVDPLFGSLADFDAMVGRAHELGLKVLIDQVYSHTSDEHEWFTQSRSSRDNAKADWYVWADAKPDGSPPSNWQSVFGGPAWTWDARRGQYYLHNFLACQPQLNLHQAAVQDAVLDVMRFWLDRGVDGFRIDALNFAMHDPMLRDNPPAPPNGRQRTRPFDFQRRIYNQSHADIPAFVKRIRRLTDRYQAIFTVAEVGGDDADAEMKAFTAGESHLNSAYGFDFLYAEALTPQLVCEALSHWPDETGMGWPSWAFENHDAPRALSRWCAPAHRDAFARMKMLLLACLRGNIILYQGEELGLTQVDIPFDQLHDPEAIANWPLTLSRDGARTPMPWEARSNCGGFGSGEPWLPLGEDNHRRAVDTQEGDPASLLHHTRAALQLRNNNPALHRGSVANCRAGETLLDLTRAGDGQRVRCLFNMGSNPVTLNDAQGRILAGVNGADTRILPPFGALILEI, encoded by the coding sequence ATGAGCGGAGCCGACGATGCTCTCCCCTGGTGGAAAGGCGCGACGATCTACCAGATCTATCCGCGCAGTTTCATGGACAGCGACGGCGACGGGGTGGGCGATCTGCCTGGCATCACTCGGCGGCTGGACCATGTGGCGAAGCTCGGCGTGGACGCAATCTGGGTGTCGCCCTTCTTCCGTTCGCCGATGAAGGACTTCGGATATGACGTCGCCGATTACCGGGACGTGGATCCACTGTTCGGATCGCTTGCCGATTTCGACGCGATGGTGGGGAGGGCGCACGAGCTGGGCCTGAAGGTGTTGATCGACCAGGTCTATTCGCATACGTCCGACGAGCACGAATGGTTCACGCAAAGCCGTTCGAGCCGCGATAACGCCAAGGCGGACTGGTATGTGTGGGCCGATGCCAAGCCGGACGGTTCTCCACCTTCGAACTGGCAGTCGGTGTTCGGCGGGCCGGCCTGGACCTGGGATGCGCGGCGGGGGCAGTATTACCTGCACAACTTCCTCGCCTGCCAGCCACAGCTCAATCTGCACCAGGCCGCGGTGCAGGACGCAGTGCTGGATGTCATGCGCTTCTGGCTGGATCGCGGCGTCGACGGCTTTCGTATCGATGCGCTCAACTTCGCGATGCACGATCCCATGCTGCGCGACAATCCGCCCGCTCCGCCGAACGGGCGGCAGCGCACCCGACCGTTCGATTTCCAGCGGCGCATCTACAATCAGTCACACGCCGACATTCCGGCCTTCGTTAAACGCATCCGCCGCCTGACCGACCGCTATCAGGCGATCTTCACCGTCGCCGAGGTAGGCGGGGATGATGCCGATGCGGAGATGAAGGCGTTTACCGCGGGAGAAAGCCACCTCAATTCCGCCTATGGGTTCGACTTTCTCTACGCCGAGGCCCTCACCCCGCAACTGGTGTGCGAAGCCCTGTCCCACTGGCCGGACGAGACCGGCATGGGTTGGCCGAGCTGGGCGTTCGAGAACCACGATGCGCCTCGCGCCCTGTCACGCTGGTGCGCCCCCGCCCATCGCGATGCCTTTGCGCGAATGAAGATGCTGCTTTTGGCCTGCCTGCGGGGCAACATCATCCTCTATCAGGGGGAGGAGCTGGGGTTGACGCAGGTCGACATACCCTTCGACCAGCTCCACGATCCGGAGGCCATCGCCAACTGGCCCCTCACGCTCAGCCGCGACGGTGCGCGCACGCCGATGCCGTGGGAAGCGCGCAGCAATTGCGGTGGCTTCGGGAGCGGTGAGCCCTGGCTTCCGCTGGGCGAGGACAATCACCGGCGCGCCGTCGATACGCAAGAGGGCGATCCGGCTTCGCTGCTACACCACACCCGCGCTGCCCTGCAATTGCGCAACAACAACCCCGCGCTCCACCGCGGTTCCGTCGCGAACTGCAGGGCCGGGGAAACGCTGCTCGACCTGACGCGCGCGGGCGATGGTCAGCGGGTGCGGTGTCTGTTCAACATGGGTAGCAACCCTGTCACGTTGAACGATGCGC